The DNA window CTTGAGTTGGCGCAGGAAGCGCTCGTCCTGGGAGGTGAGTTCGAGCTTGACTTTGGAAGACCTGCCCGGCTTGGGCTTGGGGCTTTCTTCACCATCTTCGTTCTGCTCGTTGAAGCCCACCGTGGCCTCGACAATCAAGAAAACGTCGTAACCTGTATCCTGGATCTCGTGGATGATGGAATTGATGGCGGGCGACTCGGTTAGAGCCTCGTTGATGGCCTTCTCAAGCTTGCGCCGATATTCCTTGAGATGGTCGTCGTTCATTTGCCCGAGTATCCTTGCTTTGCTACCATCCGTTCTTGCCGCCAGAAGGAGTTTGCTGCTCCGTCAATGTCATCCGAAGCCGAAAGAAGTATAGCAACTCCCGCGAGGAAAAACAATGGTTCCGGCACCTCCAAAAGACTCCGCAAAAATTCCTTCCGAATCTTCCAAGAAAGCCGTTTACAAGCCGGATGACACGGCTGCGGACGACTATGCCCAGCGGCTCAATGATCCCGGCAAGTACCCATTCACGCGCGGAATCTATCCCACCATGTATCGCGGCCGTCTCTGGACCATGCGGCAGTACGCCGGCTATGCCAGCGCCGAGGAGTCCAACCGCCGCTACCGCTACCTGCTCTCTCAGGGAACGACAGGTCTGTCCGTAGCCTTCGACCTTCCGACTCAAATCGGAATTGACTCCACCCACGAGCTGGCCGAAGGCGAGGTGGGAAAGGTGGGGGTGGCCATCGACAGCCTGGAGGACATGCGGAGACTCTTCGACGGCATCCCGCTGGAGCGCGTCTCCACCTCCATGACAATCAATGCTACGGCCTCCATCCTGCTGGCTCTCTACCTGGCCGTAGCCGACGAACAAGGTGTGCCTTGGGAGCAACTGCGGGGCACCATTCAGAACGACATCCTCAAGGAATACATTGCCCGCGGAACCTATATCTATCCTCCTCAGCCCTCGCTGAGAATCATCACCGATATCTTCGCCTTTTGTCATCAGCAGGTGCCGCGCTGGAACACCATCTCCATTAGCGGATACCATATTCGCGAGGCCGGCTCCACGGCGGCCCAGGAGTTGGCATTCACCTTGGCCGACGGTGAAACTTACGTGGAAGCGGCTATCGCCGAAGGCCTCTCGGTGGACGACTTCGCGCCCCGCATTTCCTTTTTCTTCAACGCCCACAATGACTTCTTCGAGGAAGTGGCCAAGTATCGTGCCGCCCGACGCATGTGGGCCACGCTGATGAAGGAGCGTTTCAAGGCCGAGAATCCCAAGTCCTGGATGCTGCGCTTCCATACCCAGACCGCCGGCAGCACGCTGACGGCCCAGCAGCCCGACACCAATGTCGTCCGCGTGGCCCTGCAAGCGCTTTCGGCGGTGCTGGGAGGGACTCAGTCGCTGCATACCAACTCCAAGGACGAGGCGCTCGGCCTCCCCACCGATTCGGCG is part of the Acidobacteriota bacterium genome and encodes:
- a CDS encoding methylmalonyl-CoA mutase family protein, with protein sequence MVPAPPKDSAKIPSESSKKAVYKPDDTAADDYAQRLNDPGKYPFTRGIYPTMYRGRLWTMRQYAGYASAEESNRRYRYLLSQGTTGLSVAFDLPTQIGIDSTHELAEGEVGKVGVAIDSLEDMRRLFDGIPLERVSTSMTINATASILLALYLAVADEQGVPWEQLRGTIQNDILKEYIARGTYIYPPQPSLRIITDIFAFCHQQVPRWNTISISGYHIREAGSTAAQELAFTLADGETYVEAAIAEGLSVDDFAPRISFFFNAHNDFFEEVAKYRAARRMWATLMKERFKAENPKSWMLRFHTQTAGSTLTAQQPDTNVVRVALQALSAVLGGTQSLHTNSKDEALGLPTDSAARLALRTQQVIAHESGVAETADPLGGSWLVESLTSRLEDEAQAYMQRIREMGGMLRAIESGYVQREIQKAAYDYQRGLEEKSRIVVGVNDFKEGAETAIEALKIDPEVELRQRARLQSLKDKRDNDRTQKALEAVRKAAREDSNLMPPILEAVKALASVGEIADAMRDVFGEYQETVVF